The DNA window CTGAGTTTGATCATCTGTTTCAGCTTCCAACTTATTTGATTTCTCTGGGATATTCTGAGATGAGCCCTCAATCTTACCTTCCTGCATTTCTGAGGAATATGAAGATTTGTCTGTGTTTCCAGATGTATCTTCTGGTCCAATGCTACAAACTAGTGTGTGTTCGGAATCGGTACCAACAACTTGACTTTCTTCACATTCCATGCTACCACCATGAGATTCatcgttttctttttcaaacttttttgatTCATCCATTGCTACTGAGATGTCACAAGAACTCTTCTTAGACGAGCCCTCAATCTTATCCGCCTCCATTGTTAGAGAACATGAAGACTGGCATATGTTCTCCAAAGAATTTTCAGGCCCGGTCATAGGAAAATCAGATACAGCCAGTTGGTTGCTACTTTCAGTTTCAGACTGTTTTGCTTCCTCTAGAGCAAGCAAGACGCAATGAGAACTTTTCTCATTTAAACAATTAGCGTTTTCTGCCTTTGTTTCTGAGACAGATGGCACACAACTGTTTTCCAAAGAAGTTTCATGCACAATTCCACCAACCTCAGATACTATCATTTGACTGCCCTCTTCAATTGCAGATGGTTTTGATTGCTTGGCTACTGAGCTGTCATCTTGGTGGTTCTCAGATGATCTTGCAATCTCAGATTCCTGCATCCATATGCCCGTGTTAGTTTCAGGCACAACTCCATCTACCTGAGATGGATTTACTTGAACCTCATTATTAGTAGCAGACCCTTTAGATGTCTCTAGTACTACTGAGCGGCCAAATATATCCTGCTCAGAAGAGCCCTCAACCACTGGTGCCTCTGATACCAAGGAAGATCTTGGCGAAACCATGTTCTCTGATACATTTTCTCGTACCAAAGTCTCAGCATGAGATGCATCTAGTTGCTCGCCTGCTTCAGCTTCTGACCCTCCTGAATTTTGAACTATTACAGATGAACAAAGCGCACCCTTCTCAGATGAGCCCTCAACCTGACCTTCCTCTATTACAAGAGAAGATGGTAAGGGATCCACAATTTCTTGTACACTATCAGACACCTTCTGCGAGCCCTTCTGATCATCATTTTCAACTTCAGATCCCTTTGCTCCCTCTGGCACCACCAAACAGCAAGCCACATCATTCTCCAAAATGCCATTGATGTTTTCTTCTGCTTCCAAGGAAGATTGGGGTAGAACCATGTGTTCTGGTCTAATTTCTGGAATGATAACATTAGCATTAGATACATCCATTTTACTGGCCATTTGAGCCTCAAACCCCTTTGATGTTTCTGGTTCCATTGAGCTGCCAGCTAAACCCTGCTCAAATGGTCTACTGTCCTTTTCTTCCTCCCTTGCCAGTGGGGACGAGGGTAGAACCAAGTTTTCTGACAAATCTTTTGGCACAAACGCACCAACCTGAGAATATTCTGCTTCGTTACCTGCTTCAGATTTGCGTGGTTCCTCCAGTACTACTGAGCTTCCAACAAGATCATTCTCACATGGGCCATAGGTATTTCCTCTGAGTGGAGAAATACTTTGCAGCACAATCCCACCAAACTGAGAAAAAGAATCCTTTCGATGACTGGCTCCAGCTGCAGGACTGTTTGGCTCTATCTTGTTGGAAGAAGACGGATATTTAAGAGAAGAGGCCTGGTAATAGCATTTTATTAGTTACCAACTGAATTAATGCACAAAAATtgatacaaggaaaaaaaacatcatacatCAATAGAGCAAGTTGTTAATCACCCACAAAGAAACAACACTCCCACGCATGCACAAACTCCAAAATAGCCCTTCCTAGATCCTATGTTATTAGTAAAGCCCAATGACCCTCACTGAAAACTGAGTGTTTGCAATGCGAATGACTAACAGTAGATTTAAAGAACAGGCTAAAACTATCCCTAGACTTCAAGCAAACACAAACTcaaatataaaaccaaactgCCCCTTAAGTAATCTGCAAGTCCAATTAGGCACAAACCatcataaagaaaaggaaactgcACATGGAACAAATAATGGGCAAGTCAGAAAGTAGAACAGAGAGTTATGACAATATAACTAAATGATATGAAACTCTAAACCCTTAAGCAGTGAAATGTTTAGGCAAATGTAACTTTTCTGTAACCAAatatctattaaaaaacaaatcaaagaaaaaccgCCATATGTGGTAACAAGTCACCTAAGAAGAAACAAAGAGAAACCCCAAATGGTGTTGGAAAAAAACCAACACCTAAGAGGAGAACAAAGAGAAATGTCAGAAGTTTGAGGGGTCCTATGCAATATTGCCAAGTCTAGTGGACACCTCATTAGAGAcaatttacctttaaaaaaaaacctcatccaAGAATTAGAAAGATAAGCAGATGCTGTCCCTGTCTAAGGAAAATCGAGATAAGAAAAACaacagaataaaaaacaaacctctGATACAGCAGGATCAATTTGCATTTTGCAGACCTCCTCACCCTCAACCTTGGTTATATCAACCCCCAATTGAATTTGAGTTTTAGCTTCATCATCTCTGATTTCTAGAGAAGAATCAAGAGACTCTTTCACAGAAGGCTTATTACTGCTTCTAGATACACTATCAGCTACACTTAGGATATTTCTTGAATCTGAATGATCTGCAACAGGAGTAACAGCCCCTAAGGAAAAATAATCAGTATAATCAGGTTTATTGGAAATTGTATGATTTCCAAGGCTAACAACATGTGGAGAAGACTTAGGAGATGCTTTTGAAGCCTCCATTCTGTTTCCAGAGTCACTCCTAGGGTGTTCTGTTACATCTGAAACAGATATGGTAACCATGGGAGGATCACCACCATCACCAAGAAGACCTTCAGGAGCAGGTCTCTGAGAAGTAATATTGTCCCTGTCACCAGCATCAAGAACTGAATGATTGGCTTCCATAGTACCTCCCGTGATTGGGTTTTCAGTGGAAGCCCGTATCAACTCTCTCATTTTTTCAACACGGCCATGACTGGTCTTGATTTCAAGCATAGAGGGATTGATTTCAGAAGTAGGAGCCTTACCCAAAGCAGGAGTATGATCCCCTTCCATCTTGACACCATCTCCAAACCCAGGCTGTTTAGAATCATCAATTGAACTCCCCATGACTGGAACTGTAGCTTCTAAAATTGACACAGCGGATAGTGCTTTACCCTCTAAGCTTTGGTTTTTTGCCACCTCCACAGACATCTTACTTGAAACAGGGGCACTTCTAACTTCAACTGTAGAAGAgtcaccaattttattttttgaagagcAAGTCTCAGAAAATATCTCCTTCATCACACGAGCAACATCAGTTACATCAGCAGTCTGAATTCGGCCAACAGCCAGAATCCCACtagcttcttttctttttggatctTGACTAACTAAACCACTGGGAATATGTGCTTCCTAAAAgtgaaaagcaaaagcaaaaacaaaaacaaacaataaatattaaatatgaaacAGCATGTAAACAAAATATAACACTGATTTACTGTTAAAGAGTAGATGGAATACAGCtaatacaaagaaaaacaaatgcccTATTATACTTAGGACACAATATAATAGcaataaatatattcaattgTATCAACTCTAAATTGATATGATAGGGATACAATTATATATCACTATGATagcaaataattatattgtattgtACCAAATCACCAAATTACAAAATACCTGAACAACATTCTTCAACTCCTTGAGTTCATTTCCTTGCCCACTCCTCAAGGATATGACCTTGCTCCCTAATGAATCTCTGGACTTATTTTGCATTTGCATTTGAGGATTTACAATGGGATCCTGACCAATTGAAGCATCCACAGCAGGTGAAACTGAACCCTGTTTCTTACCTCTTCGTCTAGGTGCTTCCCCTCTGGTAGGAGCTTTATGACCTTGCCTTTTAACTTGCATGGCTTCAGGAGTGTTAGATTGAAATACTGGAGTAACAGAAGGATAAGATGAAATTGGCTGAGAGCTGGAAGTAATCTTTGGAGCAAGCTGATGCACAGTTTTGCAAACACCTTCTACAGTGGCAGAATGGAGTAATGACTCAGTTGCAGGATAAACCACTGGGGAAGGGTTATCCTCTGAGCTTTGATTCTGGACCACCTCTGCAAAGCGCTTACTTAATTGAGGTGTAGACAGGATAACTCCACTTTCACTCCCAGAAACTTCAAGTACTTTAGCTTTTGAAGAGCTATTCACTGCTGAAACCTCCTTTGTCACAGAAGCTACATCATGCATATCAACACCATGTATTTGTCCAGAAGATCCTGCACAAGCTTTGAGTTCTTCGATTTCAGTATGCAAGAAATTATCAATTGTTTCCATCACATCAATTTCAATTCCATTTAGATATCTATAAATCTTACCCATAGATCTGGTAATACCATCATGCGTTGTAAGAGTGCTGGCTGGTTGCCTATGCTGGGCTACATCATCCAAATGCTCAGTTGCTTTTTTATCCTGGCCAACTTCTTGGGACACTTGCTCCTGGTTAACATCTCTTTCCAGAGCATCATTCTGTTGGTTACTAACCATGAAAATAGCTTTACTTCCTGATTCCCCAGATTTATCCTGTGACAACGTTGGATTGGATTTTGAAAGCTGACTGTCTGAAGCATCTGGAACAGAAGGTGATACTGGCAcctctttctttcctttgcGTCGAGTTGTTTCAGTGCCACTTTGAGTCTTTCGGTTTTGCCCTTTGACTTGCATAGGAACTGAAGAACTAGGAACTATGGATTGAATGGTAGGGGAGATAGAAGGGTTGGGAGGGTTTGGTTGAGAATCCAAAGCAGTCCCAGGCCCAGAATTATGAGTGGCTGCACTAATACCCTCTACAGCAGCAGCAGGAAAATTATTAGGATGTTGTGGCATGGGAGCACTAGAAACAGTTCCACCCATGGCAATTACTGATGGATTGACAGATACATTCTGTGATTCATCATTTATATTTGGATCAGGAACAGCAGAACTTGAAGTGGTGGGTGAAACAGCCACTTGATTCTTTCCTCTGCGCCGTGGTGTTTGAACTGCACCTTGAACCTTCCGTCCTCGACCTCTTGATTGCAATGGCACAGAAAGGGGAGCAGTAGTGATTTGTGAGCTAAGTGCAACAGAAACTGGAGTGGTTGGCTGAGCACTGGGAGCAATCCTTGATCCTAAATGAGGAGTGGCTCCACTATTACCTTCTAAATTAGGAACAGGAGAAGAATCAAGAGATGTTATTGAGGAGCCAGACTCTATTCCCTTCTGTAACTCCACATCCACTTTGCCAGTTTCAGGAGGTACTGAGAGTACCATCACAGCTGGAGATTTATCTGAAGTTGCTCTTCTCGGCCTTCCACGCCCCCGTTTTGATGGAGTTACCTCTTTGCTCTGCTGCAGCAGGAGAGGCTCCACAGGAGGTGGCAGCGGTGGCAGTTGTGGTGGAGCTTGAGGTTCTGTGCAACCAATAGCCAATAAAGACCCACTAGCCTCTTTTGGCAAGTTCCTCTCTCCTGTTTCTTCTTTCACCTTAGGAGAGTCTGGAGATTCAGCCTGACAAATCTTCTCAAATTCCTCTTCTGTCCATTGCTCTTCATAAGAGCGTACCTATCGAAGTGAAagacaaaaattaagaaaaagggaTAGTGAAGGCATAACATGCTAACATGTTAGATGGCACATGCTAGGACCACAAGAGTCAAATATAAACGATAAACCTCTCTAGCTCGTTTGCCCCTTCCATAATGTTGAGTATCAAGGCCCCCAACATGCTGCCCCTTACGCTTCGCCCCTGCATTGGATTCTACCCCAGCCTTTGGCATATCATACAACTTCATTGCTTCATAGAGTGCTTTCAAGTCATCATCTGTTACAAGGCGTGAAGGCAAAGGTGGTAGAGGTTCCAAAGCATCCATCCCTTGACCCGATAACAAACTCTTCCATGTTGTCTGCAGAATTAGAAGTTTTATTTAGTTGATGAACCAGAGCAGTTAAGCCATGAAGGCAGGCATATTTTAACCATACCATCTCTTGATCCCGCCTTTGTTTGTCAACTGATTCAAATACATCAATCTCTGATTCACTGCCAACGTAAgttttaataaatatgaaaatttcaACTTGACaatataattcaacaaaaagGCAATGCAATTGATAGCACAAATAATACAGACCGCTTCCCAAAGTAAAGTAGGCCAAAATAGGTACATCAACAGGGAAGGGATTTCAGGATTCCATcgtattcaaatttcaaatccaAAACAATAATTAGCCCTTCCAAAAGGACAGCTAAGATGGCAACTAGTGATTAAACATGGCCTTTAAAAGTAGAATGGTCAGAAATAGTAACCAAGGAAAAATTCCTCCTCTTATTTAAGTTGAAATGTTATTCAGAAAGCTGCACTTATTTACATGAGCACCCCCACTTTTTGAGACAGTGAATTATCTTAGCTCTACAATGACTCACCTTTCTTTTTACCCAACATAACGTATTTGCATAGGAAACCAGAGGATACATCTTATTtgctgataataataataataataataataataaaaaggctTTACAGTGCCACTGGATATCAGCTAGAGAAACTAATTTAGAAGCCCCAGAAGCAAAGCAACATAAAGATGCAGAAGGAACTAATGCCAGAGGCCTCTCCATTGATCAGATACGATGAGATGCAGTGAAAGGAAAACACATTTGAGTCTATCATGGATCATTTATTTGTTATAcgaaaatcttaatttattcaatcatgGACAAAAGGAATAGATAAGTGAATTCAAAAATAGTTTGTTTACATTGAAGCCTAAACATCATTTCCGTACAATTTCTAGCCACCCCGAATGAATCATATTTTTCAACTATGTGGACAAGCtatatataaattctaaaatacaaATGAGCAGCAGCTTGTAAACCATACTATATTATGTGGGTTACCAGTCACAAGAAAATAGAATGCTGACTGACAAATACAACAGCCTTTGAAAAGGATTTACCTGCGAGCTAAGAGATCATTTAGAGCATCATCATCTAAAACAGGGGTAGCCTCCTCTTTCTTGCATTCACGCAGAAGGGACTCCAAGTATTCCCTTCGATCTTCTGCACTGTAAAAACAAGACAGAAATTTCCCCTGGAGCATCAGTTAAAAACCCTTTGGAATAATTTTAAAGAGCAAGCACTTGAACAAATATTCCCGTTAACCTTGTATTATTGTCAAAGAAACCAGCAGTAATGCTCTGATTAGCAACTCCCAGTTTATGCTCAGCAGAAGCTCTGACTTGTTCTTCAACAGTTTGGACCTTACGACAATTAAAATGGTTGAAAAcaagttaaaagttaaaaattaaaaaacatgcctCACCTTCCACAGTCCTTGTGAAATTCAAGATCCAGGGTTCACAACAAGAGAAATCAGGCATTCCTAGcattcactattttattttcctctcGATCTTTTTGCTTTGATTCTTGAACTTTCAAGCCCAAAATCAAAACTGAATTAATTACACATAAAAGATGAATTATCCTTGAATTACTATTTCATATCCCTCTCAATCTAATGTTTAGTTCCccaattaatgaaaaatcattcaGAAATTATGCCAATTTACTCCCTTTAGAAAAACCTAAAAGGAAAGATGAGAACAGTGTATTACCGATATTTAGAACCTATGATCAGGCCCTTTGATCAAGTATAATTTAGATGTCGACAAGGCATAAATGGAAGCACCACAAATActtctataaaaaaacatgaaatttccTACATGGATGCTCATTCCGCTCCAGAGCATCGGCATTTAGACACTGCTCTGAAATAATGATAtccaaacttaaaaaaagaaaaagaagaaaggaggaAATGAAGGATACCACCAAAGacattctaaaagaaaaaacagtatGGCCTGCCCCCCCTGAGAAAGGACAAAGGTTTGGGGGGGGGGATCTTCTTTCAAATCacatagcaaataaaaaaagagaggaaagagtAGGTATTCAATACCTAAGTAGTTTATCAACTCcttgattcttttttgttttatttaggtTTTCCTAGGGACTGGCAAAAGTACTATTTGTCATCTGATGCATTCcagcaaaagaaagaaatggcaTTTATGAGATCAGTCCAAACCCTCAGCTGCCATTGTGAAAGAAAACTATGCTGGTACTGATCATTTTCAAGTCTCGTGAGGCCATGCACCCAGCCTCTCCAGTTTGACATTAATTCATTAGAAACCAGAGTcggttataaaaaaatctcaaatgttCACATTTCCAAAATCAGAAAATCAATATGCACTAGCCTGAAAAGACAACACAAGAAAGGAGAGAATTACTGTTTCAAATCGAAGAACAAGCACGTCCCTCTTCTGGCCAATCCTATGAGCCCTTGCTTGAGCTTGAAGATCAACCTGACAAGGTACCAACATAAACTAGACCAGTTTAGAATCAGTAACCTagatagaaaacaaatcaaggtGTTGCAACTTCATTTATGACCTGAGGATTCCAATCAGTATCAAATATGATCACAGTATCAGCAGCTTGAAGGTTCACTCCAACACCACCAGCCCGAATGCTAAGTCCATATATTTAAAATGTCAGGCTTatggaaattaattaaacataagCATGAAAACACACATGTATTCAATATGCCAGGGCACATCAAAAGGTTTTTGAGATTTAATGTAATTTACTATTAACACGCAATCATAGTAATAAGAGTGAAACAATGAACTGTACAAGCTCCGCTGAAATGCAATGTCTCGTTGCATAACCAACCAATCAACCATTTCATTTGCATCACAACCATTAACAAGACTAAAAAATCCCTACAAGTGTGTGCACGTGCCAAATGGTTACAATATACATGGATTACCTCCTCCAATATCCCATCTCCATGTGCACTCTCTCTTTTAAGAAGGAAGGAAACACAATGCAAATTATTAAACATCCCGAAACCAAAATTTCCTACCTGCAATTTGCCAACCTCCAATTTCCTGCCTCCACAATAGATAAATAGCTAGACAAACAATGTCTAGTATAATTTTGAcgttggaaataaaaaaattatccctcTTTCTATCTCAACCTCATCCAATTTTCTAACCTTGGCATGACTACTATACTACCATGCCCTGGTAAACACCAAAAAAGAACCTAAATATCAAGCATACATGACACATGACTCgccaataaaaacataaaacaggGAAAATCTGGTTGGTTACACAGAAATATCTAAATATCAAGTACATATGAAAAAATGATCACCtgagcaagaaaataaaatatggagAATCTTGTTGGTTAAAACGGTCAATGAGCGAACCACGGTCACCTCCCGAGGTATGACCATCCAAGCGAAGGTATCGATACTGTTTCCAAGTGAGATACTCCTCCATAACATCAAGCAGCCTGGTCAttgtggaaaagaaaagaacctgTATGGATCCAGCAATTGGCAAATCCTCAATACTGGAAAATTAACAGATTCAAAACTAAAGCCCATGGTGATAGGAGTACTTGAAAACCAACAGAGCTTTCATTtatgaagaaaacaacattGAGATGTTTAGCATGCATTtcaacaaaattaagaaaaaggtAATAGGAAAAAGTCTAGAAGCACCCTAATATTCACCCTACAGCAAAATGGTTATAATCCTGCCAGGCACTGGTTCAATTTActcaagaaacaaaataaacttcTAGCAAACATTAAGTAGCAGATTTAATACAAGAATACCCATACCCGATGGTCTGTTGCTTTCAATTTGGGTAGCAAACGATCTAGCATCTCAAGCTTTCCACAAAGTCTAATAATTGGTGGCAGAAAATGCTTAGGTATCAAAGTATCAACCTGCAAAAGGTAATTTCATATTGAGGTTAACGAGAGAAGAAGCAAACTGGTATCAAAATGGACACATAAGACCTTTAACCCAGATTCAGCTCCCAAAAGGAACAATAAAAAGGGCACGGGAAGTATTTTCACAAAGAAAGACAGAACTCATCATAAcagaattttattttccttcttccttgagtattatatcaattcaaataagtcaaaataaacagaaaaagaGAATGCCTCATCCGCATGAAGCTGGCTAAGGTATGGGTGATTGCATATGTTACGAAGCTCCATAACTGAGTTGTGCACTGTTCGAGCCTGCAAAAGATGGGTCTTCTACAGTTAAATAATGGTAATAGTTTTTAGCAGTTACTGTTCATGGAGTACAACCATCAAAAAATGAGGGAACAAAATGCATGTATGTAGGAGACCTTTGAATTTCCAATTGAGCCAAGATTCTCTTCCACTCTCTTCATAAGAAGCTTCTGGTATGCAGAAGCCTCGCACCGAACAAGTCTCTCAATCTTCTCAGGCAGTTGATTCTCAACCTAACAAATGAATTTGAGAATGCAAGCAAAGATGTGAGAATAAATCCCAACACCAAATGTTTCATGtctaacaagaaaaagaaaatccctTGTGATATTTGCTATGCATGCATTCAGATGTGCCAGTGTATGCAATATACAATAATTTTAAGGACCTTGTGTTTCAGTCTCCGAAGTACAAATGGTCGAAGAACTTGGTGGAGACGGTTTATGATCAACAAATTTTCCTCCTCCGAAAGTAAGGCCTACACATGCACACAGCCAGTGATGGTTATATAAGAAATTTGACagaatatcaacaaaaaaagcACCCAGTACAGTGaaacatctttaaaaaaaaaagtagaacaGGTCAAAAGGCTTACTTCATCGGCTGAATTATCACCATTACTCTGAAATGGTTTGTTGAACCACTGAGAAAAATCCTCTGCTGAGTTAAATATGTTAGGTAGCAAAAAGTTGAGTAGTGCCCACAATTCCTCAAGATTGTTCTGCACGAGagaacaataaaattgaattagatAGTAAAATCTGCAGAAAATTATCAAAGGAGGAATGTACAAGGCATGATTCTGTAACAAGAGAAGACACTTTGCATATGTTAAACCAATGCACTCGAAGAATATAAACAATCAATCCAAGAAATAGCAGAACTGAGAGGGGAATTTTGTTACCTGTAGTGGTGTTCCAGTTAATAACAACCTGTGAGAACTCTGATAATGCCTCAAGTCAGCATTCAATTTGCAAGAAGCATTCTTTATGCGATGGCCTTCATCAATTATTATATAGCGCCAATGTATCTTGCTCAGTTTCGGTCTATCGTGTTTGTTCATCAGATATTCATACGTTGTCAGAAGGACATTGAATTTTTGATGCACAATCTTTTCcctgaaaaaaaacaatgattgcACTTACACTTGCAATTCAATAATCCAGACTGCAAAAAGATATGGAGAGTCTCATTCCTATTTGTTATTACTTAAATAGCCTGCGCCTCTCCTCCGGAGGCCCAGAATAGACAATTTTGTGGATTCCAGGTGCCCAGAAATTGATTTCAGTCTCCCAGCCAGGTAAAACTGAAGAAGGTACAACCACCAAGAAAGGCCCTCtatcattttttgtttccaTTAAGTAGCAAATTAGAGAAATAACctaccaaaagaaaagaatgactAGATCATTGGCATATACAGCTAGGAAACAGTATGACAGTAAATAGGAAGAAAACTGATct is part of the Populus alba chromosome 10, ASM523922v2, whole genome shotgun sequence genome and encodes:
- the LOC118034563 gene encoding uncharacterized protein isoform X5; this translates as MQLEQGGSFSSAHESLTSRCMWNQNKAGLPLERSQVPRFSSNAVSGNATAEITLQQSAISSLGSSAFSKVHGGMPATSYPAGPMGEPGFAGLVQYGGSEHQKHGLAKGAVASSAEKTSEGFFSANRVDDFPTSLSTGKILENDGGSSNMFAESNKIIQGGRQSSNSELTMIRSTPPRDVGKSPVSQGSVSPGMPFNEQQLRQLRAQCLVFLAFRNVLPPKKLHLDIALGNVVPKDGGTLDGPRKELTDHKGKAQSSNEPTNIPEVLMACGRLNNAKEFDKVLPGLGGRFLDENCASKEADKLKMMEDKSGLPSDPSMLADERKYLYSTRKLDAEIQRREAMESQAVFTNAMQQPDSARGGLPLSNPVDSMGNAFLQVGKTDHVSSATFINKQAIPEAVSWTRIGSQSLPSGSIQLGLVPDRKDNAPSQFHNLGNSNASDDSKFEFQTRYALDACKVVSVDVSLRNDVSFTTEQDDDDKSAASTDSPPSPKYTMLEKWIMDQQRKKLLTKQGWVLKQQKTKQRIATCFDKLKETVSSSEDISAKTKIVIELKKLQLLELQRRLRSNFLNDFFKPITNDMDRLKSYKKHKHGRRIKQLERYEQKMKEERQKRIRERQKEFFAEIEVHKERLEDVFKIKRERWKGVNKYVKEFHKRKERTHREKIDRIQREKINLLKINDVEGYLRMVQDAKSDRVKQLLKETEKYLQKLGSKLQEAKSMASRFENDMDESRHAAVVEKNETSVENEDESDQAKHYMESNEKYYLMAHSVKESIAEQPTCLLGGKLREYQMNGLRWLVSLYNNHLNGILADEMGLGKTVQVISLICYLMETKNDRGPFLVVVPSSVLPGWETEINFWAPGIHKIVYSGPPEERRRLFKEKIVHQKFNVLLTTYEYLMNKHDRPKLSKIHWRYIIIDEGHRIKNASCKLNADLRHYQSSHRLLLTGTPLQNNLEELWALLNFLLPNIFNSAEDFSQWFNKPFQSNGDNSADEALLSEEENLLIINRLHQVLRPFVLRRLKHKVENQLPEKIERLVRCEASAYQKLLMKRVEENLGSIGNSKARTVHNSVMELRNICNHPYLSQLHADEVDTLIPKHFLPPIIRLCGKLEMLDRLLPKLKATDHRVLFFSTMTRLLDVMEEYLTWKQYRYLRLDGHTSGGDRGSLIDRFNQQDSPYFIFLLSIRAGGVGVNLQAADTVIIFDTDWNPQVDLQAQARAHRIGQKRDVLVLRFETVQTVEEQVRASAEHKLGVANQSITAGFFDNNTSAEDRREYLESLLRECKKEEATPVLDDDALNDLLARSESEIDVFESVDKQRRDQEMTTWKSLLSGQGMDALEPLPPLPSRLVTDDDLKALYEAMKLYDMPKAGVESNAGAKRKGQHVGGLDTQHYGRGKRAREVRSYEEQWTEEEFEKICQAESPDSPKVKEETGERNLPKEASGSLLAIGCTEPQAPPQLPPLPPPVEPLLLQQSKEVTPSKRGRGRPRRATSDKSPAVMVLSVPPETGKVDVELQKGIESGSSITSLDSSPVPNLEGNSGATPHLGSRIAPSAQPTTPVSVALSSQITTAPLSVPLQSRGRGRKVQGAVQTPRRRGKNQVAVSPTTSSSAVPDPNINDESQNVSVNPSVIAMGGTVSSAPMPQHPNNFPAAAVEGISAATHNSGPGTALDSQPNPPNPSISPTIQSIVPSSSVPMQVKGQNRKTQSGTETTRRKGKKEVPVSPSVPDASDSQLSKSNPTLSQDKSGESGSKAIFMVSNQQNDALERDVNQEQVSQEVGQDKKATEHLDDVAQHRQPASTLTTHDGITRSMACAGSSGQIHGVDMHDVASVTKEVSAVNSSSKAKVLEVSGSESGVILSTPQLSKRFAEVVQNQSSEDNPSPVVYPATESLLHSATVEGVCKTVHQLAPKITSSSQPISSYPSVTPVFQSNTPEAMQVKRQGHKAPTRGEAPRRRGKKQGSVSPAVDASIGQDPIVNPQMQMQNKSRDSLGSKVISLRSGQGNELKELKNVVQEAHIPSGLVSQDPKRKEASGILAVGRIQTADVTDVARVMKEIFSETCSSKNKIGDSSTVEVRSAPVSSKMSVEVAKNQSLEGKALSAVSILEATVPVMGSSIDDSKQPGFGDGVKMEGDHTPALGKAPTSEINPSMLEIKTSHGRVEKMRELIRASTENPITGGTMEANHSVLDAGDRDNITSQRPAPEGLLGDGGDPPMVTISVSDVTEHPRSDSGNRMEASKASPKSSPHVVSLGNHTISNKPDYTDYFSLGAVTPVADHSDSRNILSVADSVSRSSNKPSVKESLDSSLEIRDDEAKTQIQLGVDITKVEGEEVCKMQIDPAVSEASSLKYPSSSNKIEPNSPAAGASHRKDSFSQFGGIVLQSISPLRGNTYGPCENDLVGSSVVLEEPRKSEAGNEAEYSQVGAFVPKDLSENLVLPSSPLAREEEKDSRPFEQGLAGSSMEPETSKGFEAQMASKMDVSNANVIIPEIRPEHMVLPQSSLEAEENINGILENDVACCLVVPEGAKGSEVENDDQKGSQKVSDSVQEIVDPLPSSLVIEEGQVEGSSEKGALCSSVIVQNSGGSEAEAGEQLDASHAETLVRENVSENMVSPRSSLVSEAPVVEGSSEQDIFGRSVVLETSKGSATNNEVQVNPSQVDGVVPETNTGIWMQESEIARSSENHQDDSSVAKQSKPSAIEEGSQMIVSEVGGIVHETSLENSCVPSVSETKAENANCLNEKSSHCVLLALEEAKQSETESSNQLAVSDFPMTGPENSLENICQSSCSLTMEADKIEGSSKKSSCDISVAMDESKKFEKENDESHGGSMECEESQVVGTDSEHTLVCSIGPEDTSGNTDKSSYSSEMQEGKIEGSSQNIPEKSNKLEAETDDQTQSSEMALANMSENIEGSSSSGMQEDKIEGSSLNVPEESNRLEAETDDQTQFGGMAVDKMSEKIEGSSLNVLEESNRSEAEIDDQAQCGEMALANMPEKIEGLSSLVMQEDKIEGSSLNVPESNRLEVEIDDQTQFGGMTLAKMSEKTEGSSLNVPEESNRSEAETNDQAQCGGMALVNMPEKIEGLSFSGMQEDKIEGSSLNVPDESNRLEAETDDQTQFGGIALAKMLEKIEGSSLNVLEESSRSEAERDDQAQCGGMALANMPEKIEGLSSSWMQEDKIEGSSLNVPESNRLEAETDDQTQFGGMALAKMLEKIEGSSLNVSEESNRSEAETNDQAQCGGMALANMPEKIEDVSFSGMQEDKIEGSSLNVPEESNRLEVEKDDQTQFGGMVLAKMSEKIEGSSQNVLEESSRSEAERDDQAQCGGMALANMPEKIEGLSSSWMQEDKIEGSSLNVPEESKRQKAETVTDDETQCDGMAPANMLPSSSLLEEKTDVLSEKDPAE